One region of Amphiprion ocellaris isolate individual 3 ecotype Okinawa chromosome 9, ASM2253959v1, whole genome shotgun sequence genomic DNA includes:
- the LOC111579840 gene encoding tripartite motif-containing protein 26-like encodes MASTSSFLSEEQFQCSICLDVFTEPVSIPCGHNFCLACLSRHWADKLHCQCPLCNEKFTKHLKLRVNIEFREVVENFKKHHADSPVKPGQVPCDYCPGNKIRASKTCLVCLTSYCETHLEPHHRVSSLKRHKLTNPVHKLEDKICQKHNRILEFLCRDDQTRVCSLCAEHSAHDTVPLEEEYVDKGAQMGKKNAEVQEIKHKPGKKGQKKASVQSKGKSKVEANSADSNQKQDPFMSCFPNEGPQCASEHHIPVDNNLSEGRFYYEAEAGRKTLLDLGLIRVLMYLGGAILPDTAEGHWIIMLECKRCRAPLHIPVWINQPVGITLFVDHERGFVSFSNAGILLQTFTFNRCKFSQRLSLLFIPHVSWTQKLLRSAQTVTRSSVDFRYVIAFIFVLVCLFWPS; translated from the coding sequence ATGGCCTCCACCAGCAGCTTCTTGTCTGAGGAGCAGTTCCAGTGCTCCATCTGTCTGGACGTCTTCACCGAGCCGGTTTCTATCCCATGTGGACACAACTTCTGCTTGGCCTGTCTCAGCAGGCACTGGGCCGACAAGCTGCACTGTCAGTGTCCGCTGTGCAACGAGAAGTTCACCAAACACCTCAAGCTTCGTGTTAACATCGAATTCAGGGAAGTTGTGGAGAACTTTAAGAAACATCATGCGGATTCCCCAGTGAAACCTGGACAGGTGCCGTGTGACTATTGCCCTGGCAACAAGATCAGAGCCTCCAAAACCTGTTTGGTGTGTCTGACTTCCTACTGCGAGACACACCTAGAGCCTCACCACAGAGTCTCTTccctaaaaagacacaaactgactaaTCCTGTGCACAAGCTGGAGGACAAAATATGCCAGAAACACAACAGGATTCTTGAGTTCCTCTGCAGGGACGACCAGACTCGTGTTTGCTCCTTGTGTGCTGAACATAGCGCTCATGATACCGTCCCTCTGGAGGAAGAGTATGTAGACAAAGGGGCTCAGATGGGGAAGAAAAATGCAGAAGTGcaggaaattaaacacaaaccaggaaaaaaGGGTCAGAAGAAGGCGTCAGTGCAGAGCAAGGGGAAAAGCAAAGTGGAAGCAAACAGTGCGGATTCCAATCAGAAGCAAGATCCTTTCATGAGCTGTTTTCCCAACGAGGGCCCTCAGTGTGCCAGTGAACATCACATCCCTGTAGATAACAACTTGTCTGAGGGgaggttctactatgaagctgAGGCCGGAAGGAAAACTTTGCTGGACTTAGGACTAATCAGAGTACTGATGTATTTGGGTGGGGCAATTTTACCAGACACTGCAGAGGGACATTGGATCATCATGTTGGAGTGTAAAAGGTGCAGAGCTCCTCTTCACATTCCTGTCTGGATAAACCAACCCGTAGGCATCACCCTGTTTGTAGATCACGAGAGAGGATTTGTGTCCTTCAGTAATGCAGGCATTTTACTCCAGACATTCACTTTTAACCGCTGCAAATTCAGTCAGAGACTCTCTCTTTTGTTTATCCCGCATGTGAGCTGGACACAGAAGCTGCTGAGGAGTGCTCAGACGGTGACACGGTCTTCAGTTGACTTCCGCTACGTCATTGCTTTCAtctttgtgcttgtgtgtttattttggcCGTCATAA